The genome window CTAGTCAAAGCAAGGTTGAACAAATGCTTGTTAACAAAGACGTTAAGGATAAGCATGTTACTGTTACTTACCTAGCTGACGCACAAAAGATAACTGTTAATTATGTAGATGAGCAAACTGGTAAGGTCTTATCTACTAAGACACTGAACGGCCACTCTGACCAGAACGCTAACTACAGTACTAAAGAAGCAGTTGCTGGTTATGAAAAGCAGGGGTACACTTTGACTTCTGATGAAACTAACGGTGCAACCCTTGTCTTTGATCATGATGATAATGCTGACCAGAGCTATACTGTCAAGTTTAACCACAGAACTATCACCATTACGCCGGACAAGCCGCAAAATTCAGGAACGACCATTCCGGGGACAAATCATACCTTCCCTCAGGGCGTGGCTAAGGATGATTTAAACAAGACTATTACCCGGACCATTGAGGTGCTTGACCCGCATACCGGCAAGACGACCACTACGCAAACTGTCCACCTGACCCGGCAGGCAACGGTTGACGAGGTTACTGGACAAGTTACTTATGGTGATTGGACAACCGGGGAATGGGATGAATTTACTGTTCCTGCCGTTGCGGGCTACACACCAAGCGAAAGCACGGTTGCCGGTCAAAAGGTTACTGACCAGACCAATGACACTACCGTCACGATTACTTACAAAGCAAACGAGCAGACGACTAACATCATTTACCGGGACAAGGATGGTAAGACCATCAAGACGGATAGCGTCAACGGGAAGACTGACCAGACTGTCAAGACGAATTCCGAGGTCCCAGCTGGTTGGGAAGTTGTGCCAGGCGAAAGGACAGCTCCGAGTGAAATCACCTTTACTGGTGACCACACCCCGGACACTATTATTACCGTCCAGCACAAGTACGACATCGTCAACCCTGGGGATGACCAGCCAACTGGACCGCTACCGGGTGACAAGGACAGAGATTATCCGCAGCTAGAAGAGCTGACCAAGAACGTCCACTTCACAGTCCGGATTACTGATCCGCGGACCGGAAAGGTGACGACGAAGGCTCAAGAAGCCGATTACGTTCGTCAGGCGGACATTGATGAGGTTACAGGGGATGTTACTTACAGTGACTGGAAGCCGGCTGCAGCGGAAGCTAGTGCTGACGCGGAAACCCCGCAGGCCCAGTCCTTCGCTGACGTGGTTGTGCCGACCATCCAGGGCTATACGGCTCACTCCCACCGAAGCCACGCTGCTAGTGATGAACTGCGGCTCTTCAAGGCTCAAACCGGCGATGAGTTCGTTGACACTGACTTGGCTGTTGATCCTGATGGCTCCGTCAAGGTCAAGGGTGATAGTAACGTTACCGCAGGTACGCCAGACCGCCTGGTAGAAGTGACCTACACGGCAAACCCACAGAGTGGCAAGATTATCTACGTTGATCCGAATGGTAACCCGATTGTTGAAACACCAATTCAGGGGGTTACCGACCAAACGATTCCGTTTACGCCGCAAATTCCGGCCGGTTACGAACTCGTGCCAGGTCAGACTATTCCAACTGAAATCACCTTTAATGGTGATGGTCAGCCAGTGGTCATCAAAGTTGAAATTGAAAAGATTCCAACGCGTAATAATCGTGGTGGTAACGGCCAGGCTAATGGCGGTTACTACAATGGGACGCGTCTGGAAAACGACGGTAGCCAGACGAACGTTAACACCGCTGGTCGACACCAGGCTAATGACCAGCAGTTGCCACAAACTGGGGACGAAAATTCTAGTGCCTTAGTCGGCCTGGGCCTGATGGGGATTACCCTCGGCATGTTCGGCCTCAAGAAAAAGGAAGATAACTAATTTAGCCTAGATTCACTGCTCACTCTTCTCCCCCCCCAATTACGTGAGTGGGCAGGAAGCTAAAGGGCCGGTTCCACAAACGGAACCGGCCCTTTTCCTCTGGATTTAGTTGACATAATGACAGTTACGATTGAGAACTAGCCGTCAACATCTGGTGGACGGTCTGAGAAATGTCTTTACTCTGGAAAACCATTGAAATCACCGCGGCGCCTGCAACACCGGTGGCAAAGGTTGCCGCAATGTTGTCAGCGGTAATGCCGCCGATAGCAACGACCGGCTGCTCGCTGAGGCGGTTGAGTAGTGCCAGCCGGCTCAGGCCCAGTGCCGGATCCGCGTCTGCCTTTGACTGGGTAGGGAAGACCGGGCCAGAACCGATATAGTCGACGGCCGCCAGCTGGTTGGCTTTTTCGATTTGCACTGGCCGATTGCAGGAGTAACCAATCATCAGTTTCCCTTGGGCCCGCTGGATGACCTGCTCAATCCGCTGGTCCTTTTGGCCGACGTGAACCCCGTCAGCGCCGACCGCTAACGCCAGTTCCTCGTCGTCATCGATGAAGAAGGGGACCCGGTAGTGCCGGGTTAGTTCCCGGAGTTGCTCAGCCAGCTTTAACCGCTGATTGGCCGAAAGGTTAGAAGAGCCCTTTTCCCGGTACTGGAAGGCAGTTATCCCGGCTTGGAGCGCTTCTTCGGTCTTTGTCAATAGTTCTGCCGGGTCGTGGTGGGTATCCTGGCTACCGCCGACCAGGTAGGCCCGGAGCATGGTTGGCTCAAATTTCATCCTGGTCACCGCCAATCTGGGCCCAGTGGTTGAGGGGGCCGTGCCCATGGCCGACATTGATCCCGTCTTTGATTGTGGCCTCCACATAGGCT of Limosilactobacillus oris contains these proteins:
- the thiE gene encoding thiamine phosphate synthase, encoding MKFEPTMLRAYLVGGSQDTHHDPAELLTKTEEALQAGITAFQYREKGSSNLSANQRLKLAEQLRELTRHYRVPFFIDDDEELALAVGADGVHVGQKDQRIEQVIQRAQGKLMIGYSCNRPVQIEKANQLAAVDYIGSGPVFPTQSKADADPALGLSRLALLNRLSEQPVVAIGGITADNIAATFATGVAGAAVISMVFQSKDISQTVHQMLTASSQS